Proteins from a single region of Chloroflexota bacterium:
- a CDS encoding ATP-binding protein, with amino-acid sequence MDITDPEEIRYPAKISVWVRWFICIACLIELIYRPVFTYFTYAAYILCFLVLVALNGYVHYRVQTGRTVTLHWILALSAMDVILITGGMIVAGGFSHFFFYLLYYPALVWFAVFFSSYRLSFGWVTMVALLYVVVSLTAGEGLDFDARDEKALFARIVVMYAIVASVNLVSSSERNKRREAVERERELHRERIQLTQTIHDTTAQSAYMIGMGIETAIELADKSNQALVDKLEATYELSKSAMWELRHPIDIGLILEGRELGHVLQSHAESFTAITSVHSDVVLRGAEPPLSPVTRSLLFSIAHNALTNAFRHARADRVTIELAFHENGLRMSLSDDGIGLPDDYAVRGHGFKNMRADAERMGGRLDVESGMSGQGTTVTCVVEYNSVEGGT; translated from the coding sequence TTGGATATTACTGATCCTGAAGAGATTCGCTATCCGGCCAAGATTTCCGTATGGGTACGTTGGTTCATTTGCATTGCCTGCCTGATCGAGCTGATTTACCGACCTGTATTCACCTACTTCACGTATGCTGCATACATATTGTGTTTCTTGGTGTTGGTCGCACTCAATGGGTACGTACACTATCGCGTTCAGACCGGTCGCACAGTCACTTTGCATTGGATACTCGCGCTTAGCGCGATGGATGTAATCCTGATAACAGGCGGCATGATTGTTGCCGGTGGATTTAGCCATTTCTTCTTTTACTTACTCTATTATCCCGCCCTGGTTTGGTTTGCAGTTTTCTTCAGTTCGTACCGTCTGAGCTTTGGGTGGGTGACAATGGTCGCCCTGCTATACGTAGTGGTGAGCTTGACGGCTGGAGAGGGCTTGGACTTTGACGCGAGAGACGAGAAGGCGCTCTTTGCCAGAATTGTCGTGATGTATGCGATTGTGGCATCTGTCAATCTTGTATCCAGTTCTGAGAGGAACAAGCGGCGAGAGGCCGTGGAACGTGAGCGGGAGCTCCATCGCGAGCGGATCCAACTCACTCAAACCATACATGACACGACTGCCCAGTCTGCCTATATGATCGGGATGGGAATTGAAACTGCAATCGAGTTGGCAGACAAGTCCAATCAGGCGCTGGTCGATAAACTTGAGGCGACGTACGAACTCTCGAAGTCGGCCATGTGGGAATTGCGGCATCCCATCGATATTGGCCTCATTCTTGAAGGCAGAGAATTGGGCCACGTGTTGCAATCCCATGCGGAGTCATTCACCGCGATCACGTCGGTCCATTCTGATGTGGTGCTGAGAGGCGCCGAACCGCCGCTCTCCCCGGTCACGCGCAGTTTGCTCTTCTCGATAGCGCATAACGCATTGACCAATGCCTTTCGCCACGCGCGCGCCGATAGGGTCACTATAGAGCTTGCCTTTCATGAGAACGGCTTGCGCATGTCACTGTCCGACGACGGCATCGGCCTGCCGGATGACTATGCCGTTCGCGGGCACGGCTTCAAGAACATGAGAGCCGACGCCGAGCGCATGGGTGGCAGACTGGACGTTGAATCGGGCATGTCCGGCCAAGGCACAACGGTAACGTGCGTAGTAGAGTACAATTCGGTAGAAGGAGGAACATGA
- a CDS encoding ATP-binding protein has protein sequence MPFELELLETLLHEEEGASLDFKAAQYPFDKADIGQKAKLLKDILAFTNSWRRATAYILIGVEEVKGKRSRILGVTEHLDDARLHQFVNGKTQRPVEFIYKIVQIEGVEIGVIEIPLQDRPVYLKKRYGDLGSSDVYIRDGSSTRVATPDEIAKMGSQGVLEETPQFSLDWADLDSRTALESPCILHSLALFPPLPDDTFTPPRSAYLTVDIGRNPRYSEEVIWCTFERAFFIGIGVKLYNKSGVLGKNIRFEGVLSKSGGVEVKEVLKSIPIEGIQTVPFDSMPLVGQKPETHLEDRNDEWEIVVEFGDIRPRETVWTTNPFWFGCAHPTLAKLEGQLFGDNLREPTPCSLEIQFEAEQRPMTEVDAAPYLDQ, from the coding sequence TTGCCATTTGAATTAGAACTCCTTGAAACTCTACTCCATGAGGAAGAAGGAGCCTCGCTTGACTTTAAGGCGGCACAGTATCCTTTTGACAAGGCTGACATCGGCCAGAAAGCAAAATTGCTCAAAGATATCTTGGCCTTTACGAATTCCTGGCGCCGAGCAACCGCCTACATACTGATTGGCGTGGAAGAGGTGAAGGGAAAGCGGAGCAGAATTCTCGGCGTAACAGAGCATCTGGACGATGCCCGTCTCCATCAGTTTGTTAATGGAAAGACCCAACGTCCTGTCGAGTTCATCTACAAGATTGTGCAAATCGAGGGCGTTGAAATTGGTGTCATTGAAATCCCCCTGCAAGATCGTCCTGTGTATTTGAAAAAGCGGTATGGCGACCTGGGTAGCAGTGACGTTTACATTAGAGATGGTAGTTCGACGAGGGTTGCCACGCCCGATGAGATTGCGAAGATGGGAAGTCAAGGTGTGTTGGAAGAGACACCGCAATTTTCGCTTGACTGGGCAGACCTTGATTCAAGAACTGCGCTTGAGTCGCCATGTATACTGCACTCTCTGGCACTTTTTCCGCCTCTTCCCGACGATACATTCACACCACCGCGTTCTGCTTATCTAACCGTGGATATCGGTCGGAACCCAAGATATTCTGAGGAGGTCATCTGGTGTACATTCGAGAGGGCCTTCTTTATTGGGATTGGTGTGAAACTCTACAATAAAAGCGGAGTGCTTGGGAAAAACATAAGATTTGAAGGAGTTCTGAGCAAGTCCGGCGGGGTAGAAGTGAAAGAGGTGCTGAAGAGTATACCCATCGAAGGCATACAGACAGTGCCATTTGACTCGATGCCTCTGGTTGGCCAAAAGCCTGAGACCCACTTGGAAGACCGTAATGATGAGTGGGAGATCGTCGTGGAATTTGGGGATATTCGGCCACGAGAAACAGTGTGGACGACTAATCCGTTTTGGTTCGGCTGTGCGCATCCTACACTAGCAAAACTGGAAGGGCAGTTGTTTGGTGACAACTTACGCGAGCCAACACCTTGCTCGCTGGAGATCCAGTTCGAGGCAGAGCAAAGACCGATGACAGAGGTTGACGCGGCACCCTACCTAGATCAATAG
- a CDS encoding DUF4338 domain-containing protein yields the protein MTDINPKHADNNQNPQESPEEDDSSVNLLRERVIQSLKDQGFVLTESGIQPPDHTDKELLRRLHFLAVQHRIERASGLRSKEPMLIERIAAGSEVNPHCIAPRLVEVLPGTQDELLFRYAALHWSIPVSSGYGRRIRFLVLDSHNNRLIGVIGIGDPVFGLAARDQWIGWNSSERRIRLRHVLDAYVLGAVPPYSNLLGGKLIAMLATSNEVRSTFERKYAQKTALISGASGDSRVAMLTTTSALGRSSMYNRIRFHGRLVFEPVGFTLGSGEFHFANGLYDELYSFVEANCSPTAKNKNWGTGFRSRREVVRKALRKLGLPHSLNFHGIRRQVFVAPLATNSRQFLSGYENVLDYSCSDMESLFSHFKERWLLPRAGRNKSYRKFDPKTYLLWNK from the coding sequence ATGACAGATATAAATCCCAAGCATGCAGACAACAATCAAAATCCTCAGGAATCCCCAGAGGAAGACGACTCAAGCGTTAACTTACTGCGGGAGAGGGTAATCCAATCTCTAAAGGATCAAGGATTTGTCTTGACAGAATCAGGAATACAGCCTCCAGACCATACCGACAAAGAGTTACTTAGGAGGCTACACTTCCTCGCAGTACAACACAGAATTGAGCGAGCTTCTGGTCTACGTTCAAAAGAACCTATGCTCATTGAGCGAATTGCCGCCGGTTCTGAAGTGAATCCGCATTGCATTGCTCCTCGACTTGTGGAGGTATTGCCTGGTACTCAAGATGAATTGCTCTTTCGCTATGCGGCTCTTCACTGGAGCATTCCTGTGTCTTCAGGCTACGGACGACGCATAAGATTCTTGGTTCTCGACTCCCATAACAATAGGCTCATAGGAGTTATTGGCATTGGTGATCCAGTATTTGGCTTGGCAGCAAGAGACCAGTGGATTGGATGGAACTCGTCAGAGAGAAGAATCCGTTTGCGCCACGTATTGGATGCCTACGTACTTGGTGCCGTTCCACCATATTCTAATCTCTTGGGTGGAAAACTCATTGCCATGCTGGCTACAAGCAATGAGGTTCGAAGCACTTTCGAGCGTAAGTATGCACAGAAGACCGCGCTAATTAGTGGTGCAAGTGGGGACTCTAGAGTTGCTATGCTTACCACGACATCTGCGTTGGGCCGCTCTTCTATGTACAATAGAATTCGGTTTCATGGCCGCCTAGTATTTGAACCAGTCGGATTCACTTTGGGATCAGGAGAGTTTCACTTTGCAAATGGTCTGTACGACGAGCTGTATTCGTTCGTGGAAGCCAATTGCAGCCCAACTGCCAAGAATAAGAATTGGGGAACTGGATTTCGCAGCAGGAGAGAGGTAGTGCGAAAAGCACTTCGCAAATTGGGACTGCCCCATTCTCTTAACTTCCACGGAATTAGGCGCCAGGTGTTTGTGGCACCACTGGCCACCAATAGTCGGCAATTCCTTTCAGGTTATGAAAATGTGTTGGACTACTCGTGTAGTGACATGGAGAGTCTATTTTCGCACTTCAAGGAGCGTTGGCTTCTTCCAAGGGCAGGGCGGAACAAGTCTTACCGGAAGTTTGACCCCAAGACCTATCTTCTTTGGAACAAATAG
- a CDS encoding dihydrolipoyl dehydrogenase gives MDDRFDLVVLGGGSAGYAAARTAAEAGARVAIAEQGPLGGLCILRGCMPSKAILASSNRLYQSQHAAELGIGTRTLTPDLPAIIARKRRLIEGFADYRIEQLNAPDIALIDGAARFLSAERVRVGDHVLSAPKFIIATGSVPFVPKVPGLEEAGYLTSDDALELEELPESICVLGGGPIGLELGQFYSRLGAAVTLLQRSNCILSNEDDAVGTALEEYLREDGMDVRCATRLTAVAQRNGKKVLHLLQDDTESVIEVDHILVATGRSPYLESLNLGAAGVESTSRGIATDTAMRTSNPNIFAVGDVTVSFDIVHVAIQQGEIAAHNALDAGPPQYMDYRVVPIVIFTEPQYGRVGMTEKEATAKDIPIVTASYPFNDHGKALCLGETRGFVKMIGHAQTGELLGYQVLGPEGGELIHECIVALHYRATAQDFMRIPHYHPTLAEILTYPAEEIAEQVAARNGQ, from the coding sequence TTGGATGATCGTTTCGACCTGGTCGTTCTTGGCGGCGGCAGCGCCGGCTACGCCGCCGCGCGCACGGCTGCTGAGGCGGGCGCTCGTGTGGCGATAGCAGAGCAAGGGCCGTTGGGCGGCCTGTGTATCTTGCGGGGTTGCATGCCCAGCAAAGCCATCCTTGCCTCGTCCAATCGTCTCTACCAATCCCAACACGCGGCAGAGCTGGGCATTGGTACCCGTACGCTTACGCCCGATCTGCCCGCCATCATCGCCCGTAAGCGACGGCTCATAGAGGGATTTGCAGACTATCGCATTGAGCAACTCAACGCCCCGGACATCGCATTGATCGATGGCGCAGCGCGATTCCTCTCGGCCGAGCGTGTCCGAGTGGGCGACCATGTTCTCTCGGCGCCCAAATTCATCATTGCCACCGGATCGGTACCATTCGTGCCCAAAGTTCCGGGGCTGGAGGAAGCTGGTTACCTGACCAGCGACGATGCGCTGGAGTTGGAAGAGTTGCCGGAGTCAATCTGCGTACTTGGCGGCGGTCCAATCGGCTTGGAGTTAGGGCAATTCTACTCACGGCTTGGTGCGGCCGTCACCCTCTTGCAGCGCAGTAACTGCATCCTAAGCAACGAAGATGATGCGGTGGGCACGGCGTTGGAGGAATACCTGCGGGAAGATGGTATGGACGTGCGTTGCGCCACCCGCCTTACGGCCGTAGCGCAACGCAACGGCAAGAAAGTGCTGCATCTGCTGCAGGACGACACCGAGAGCGTCATCGAAGTCGACCACATCCTGGTCGCCACCGGGCGCAGTCCGTACTTGGAAAGTCTAAACCTTGGCGCCGCCGGTGTGGAGAGCACTTCGCGCGGCATTGCCACTGATACCGCCATGCGCACGTCCAACCCGAACATCTTTGCCGTTGGCGATGTAACGGTCTCATTCGACATTGTGCATGTGGCTATCCAACAGGGCGAGATTGCGGCCCACAACGCCCTCGACGCCGGTCCGCCGCAATACATGGACTACCGCGTCGTGCCCATCGTCATCTTCACCGAGCCGCAGTACGGACGCGTGGGCATGACGGAGAAGGAGGCCACCGCTAAAGACATTCCCATCGTCACCGCTTCTTATCCGTTCAACGACCATGGCAAGGCGCTCTGCCTGGGCGAAACACGCGGCTTCGTGAAGATGATCGGCCACGCGCAGACGGGTGAGCTTCTCGGCTACCAAGTGCTGGGACCGGAAGGGGGCGAGTTGATCCACGAGTGTATCGTGGCACTTCACTATCGTGCTACAGCGCAGGACTTTATGCGCATCCCCCACTACCACCCGACCCTTGCGGAAATCCTCACCTACCCCGCTGAGGAAATCGCCGAGCAGGTCGCGGCAAGGAATGGACAGTAG
- a CDS encoding winged helix-turn-helix transcriptional regulator: MRFFGVQKAKYKDCQALLPKVSRRTLQRDLRALVERGLLQRRAGTNRLEYVLAHSSG; this comes from the coding sequence ATGAGGTTTTTTGGAGTGCAAAAGGCCAAGTACAAGGATTGCCAAGCGCTCTTGCCTAAGGTTTCACGGCGGACACTGCAGCGCGACCTGAGGGCACTGGTGGAAAGGGGATTGCTCCAGCGTCGGGCAGGCACGAACCGCTTGGAGTACGTGCTGGCGCATAGCTCCGGCTGA
- a CDS encoding nucleotidyltransferase, translating into MAIPKPQLSRWSHHGPQEASIRTHQAIRSALEAHSWPQGMTYDVYLQGSYKNDTNIRGDSDVDVVVQLTSAFRHDASLLSPLEQNQLDSTFSTALYDWGDFRRETLKALVNWFDNSLVAQGNKSIKIKANPPRLAADVVVCMEYRRYLNYYSYVEGITFWALQDKYWIINFPTEHYKNGAAKSVSTFDRYKRTVRMFKNARNFLESNGIINAVLAPSYFIESLLYNAPNATFQYGFQDTYCSIVKWMASTNLNELVCQNGQQYLFGPSPDQWSVAEARAFVNSLVALWEFWS; encoded by the coding sequence ATGGCAATTCCCAAACCACAACTAAGCAGATGGTCTCACCATGGACCTCAGGAAGCTTCGATTCGCACTCATCAAGCAATAAGATCGGCGCTCGAGGCCCACTCCTGGCCTCAAGGAATGACATATGATGTCTATCTTCAGGGCTCCTACAAAAACGACACCAACATCCGTGGAGACAGCGACGTTGATGTAGTTGTGCAACTTACCTCTGCATTTAGGCATGACGCAAGTTTGCTGTCCCCATTGGAACAGAATCAGCTAGACTCGACATTCTCTACAGCCCTGTACGATTGGGGTGACTTCAGACGCGAAACACTTAAAGCCCTAGTGAATTGGTTCGACAACAGCTTAGTGGCTCAAGGCAACAAATCAATCAAGATAAAAGCTAACCCTCCAAGGTTAGCAGCCGACGTCGTTGTTTGTATGGAGTACCGGAGGTATCTCAACTATTACTCATACGTAGAAGGCATCACATTTTGGGCATTGCAGGACAAGTACTGGATCATCAATTTTCCGACAGAGCATTACAAGAATGGTGCGGCCAAGAGCGTCAGCACTTTTGACAGGTACAAGCGCACTGTGCGAATGTTCAAGAATGCCCGCAATTTCCTGGAGTCCAATGGAATAATCAATGCTGTGCTGGCCCCATCTTACTTTATTGAATCTCTTCTCTATAATGCGCCTAACGCAACATTTCAATACGGATTTCAGGATACCTACTGTTCAATTGTGAAATGGATGGCTTCAACCAATCTCAATGAGCTTGTTTGCCAGAATGGTCAGCAATACTTGTTCGGGCCGTCTCCCGATCAGTGGTCAGTGGCGGAGGCTCGGGCTTTTGTAAACAGTTTAGTGGCGTTGTGGGAATTCTGGAGTTGA
- a CDS encoding response regulator transcription factor — MSTVPLTTVMIVDDHSIMRDGLKEVLKLSGAFEVVGQAQNGVEAVALAQDVRPDVIIMDVMMPEMNGIDACREIMDSVPDTRVLMLTASTDEDAVIAAVSAGATGYLQKFSGKQKLLSTIQEVASGEFSMPGDLTRRVFNRIRSAGEKPESPDLDNLTEREQEILTLFAQGMSYAKIADARGNRPLTIRNAIYVIRDKLGAKSIQEMVVWAVRNGLLDDKPQ; from the coding sequence TTGTCTACAGTACCGCTTACGACAGTTATGATCGTGGACGATCATTCGATCATGCGAGATGGTCTGAAGGAAGTCTTGAAGCTTTCTGGGGCGTTTGAGGTGGTGGGCCAGGCTCAGAATGGGGTGGAGGCTGTGGCCCTGGCCCAAGACGTCAGGCCCGACGTGATTATTATGGATGTGATGATGCCGGAAATGAACGGCATCGACGCGTGTCGAGAGATCATGGATTCGGTGCCGGATACACGCGTACTGATGCTGACGGCATCGACCGATGAGGACGCCGTCATCGCGGCGGTTTCCGCTGGCGCTACGGGCTATCTGCAAAAATTCTCCGGCAAACAGAAACTCCTCTCCACAATCCAGGAGGTAGCCAGCGGCGAATTCAGCATGCCCGGCGACCTGACAAGGCGGGTATTCAACAGAATTCGCTCCGCTGGCGAGAAACCCGAGTCACCGGATCTGGACAATCTCACCGAACGGGAGCAGGAAATACTCACCCTCTTCGCCCAAGGCATGTCGTACGCAAAGATTGCCGATGCGCGCGGCAACCGGCCCTTGACTATTCGTAACGCCATCTACGTCATCCGGGACAAACTGGGGGCGAAGTCGATTCAGGAAATGGTGGTCTGGGCCGTCCGCAACGGCCTGCTGGACGACAAGCCGCAATAA